Proteins from a single region of Psilocybe cubensis strain MGC-MH-2018 chromosome 3, whole genome shotgun sequence:
- a CDS encoding Ras-related protein Rab-2-A: protein MAGITWHYVFKFIITGDPAVGKSSLLVRLTDQRFLANPDPTLGVEFGSKLITIPEDNKVVKLQCWDTAGQETFRAITRSYYRGAAGCLLVYDVTSRDSFEHLRTWLADVRKHADPHVSCILVGNKVDLCDEPTPSGASAPPTSSNSPNTSSSASSIIKSSKSSASPSKVKRRSREVSYEEAELWAKQEGLLFVEASAKSGLNVEQAFVDASRDILEKIKKGVFDDDRSPGVKQSLPNSALVDGSAVKSTCCA, encoded by the exons ATGGCAGGAATTACATGGCATTATGTCTTCAAATTTATCATAACAG GCGACCCAGCGGTTGGAAAATCGTCGCTACTTGTCCGCCTAACGGACCAAAGATTTTTGGCAAATCCCGATCCGACG CTAGGCGTCGAGTTTGGATCAAAGTTGATAACTATCCCCGAAGATAATAAAGTTGTGAAGCTCCAAT GTTGGGATACTGCGGGACAAGAAACATTTCGCGCCATAACGCGGTCTTATTATCGTGGTGCTGCTGGCTGTCTTCTCGTTTACGACGTTACATCACGCGACA GCTTTGAACACCTCCGAACATGGCTTGCTGACGTCCGAAAGCATGCAGACCCTCACGTTTCATGTATTCTTGTCGGTAACAAAGTCGACCTTTGTGATGAGCCGACACCTTCCGGAGCCTCGGCCCCTCCCACGTCTTCCAATTCCCCAAATACATCGTCATCAGCATCTTCTATCATTAAGTCTTCTAAGTCTTCTGCCTCTCCATCTAAAGTCAAGCGGAGATCCAGAGAAGTTTCTTATGAAGAAGCGGAACTATGGGCGAAACAGGAGGGTCTTCTGTTCGTAGAAGCCAGTGCAAAATCCGGCCTGAACGTCGAACAAGCGTTCGTTGACGCTTCTCGTGATATTTTGGAAAAGATaaagaaaggtgtttttGACGATGACAGA TCACCTGGAGTGAAGCAATCACTGCCTAACTCCGCTCTTGTTGATGGTTCTGCTGTGAAATCCACTTGCTGCGCATAA
- a CDS encoding Dual specificity protein phosphatase 1 translates to MSFHRGGSGHNTHHSQYPQPWTLAPTNPTVSPPSASPFSPSYHARPARNVSEIIPRLYISDLAFAENPALLTSYRITHILSTLSDTIFRPPPTLLPVQPIRMQVRIEDLPFAELAGHLPSTTAFIRDALNSSPNAHVLVHCAEGVSRSVSVVAAYLMAAYGWTPTEAVHFIKSKRRVANPNFGFIQQLHEYSRDSLGRMIPNPTPPFSTPH, encoded by the coding sequence ATGTCTTTCCACCGCGGAGGCTCAGGCCATAATACCCACCATTCACAATACCCCCAGCCATGGACATTAGCACCAACCAACCCAACAGTGTCGCCCCCATCTGCCTCGCCTTTCTCTCCTTCATACCATGCCCGTCCAGCACGCAACGTCAGCGAGATTATCCCCCGTCTATACATCTCTGACCTCGCCTTCGCTGAGAACCCAGCCCTGCTCACCTCTTACCGGATAACACACATCCTCTCGACGCTCTCCGACACCATCTTCCGCCCCCCGCCGACGCTGCTACCCGTGCAGCCTATCCGGATGCAAGTGCGCATCGAGGATTTACCGTTCGCGGAGCTCGCGGGACACCTGCCCAGCACAACGGCGTTCATCCGTGACGCGCTCAACTCGAGCCCCAACGCACATGTACTCGTGCACTGCGCGGAGGGAGTCAGTCGCAGTGTCAGTGTCGTGGCTGCGTACCTAATGGCTGCGTATGGTTGGACACCAACAGAAGCAGTGCATTTTATTAAAAGCAAGAGGAGGGTTGCGAACCCCAACTTTGGATTCATACAGCAACTACATGAGTACTCGCGAGACTCCCTAGGCAGGATGATACCCAACCCTACCCCGCCGTTTTCGACACCGCATTAA